The Jiangella sp. DSM 45060 genome contains the following window.
CGGCGAGAACCACCGGCTGCTGCGGCGCGCCGTCGCGTCGGGCCGGCTGCGCGCCCGGGCCCGCTACGACGTCGTCGTCCTGATCGAGACGGTGTCGGCGCGCGCCGCCGGGGAACTGCGCGACCACGCCGCCTACCAGCAGCTGGCCGGCCGGGTGCGCGACACAGCCCGGCGGACGTTCGAGTTCGCCGCCGCCAGCCCGCGCAGCATGGGTGACGTCGACGCCGGACGGCCCGGCGTGTTCCTGTTCAACTTCTTCTACGCCGACGACGAGCGCGACCTCGTCCCCGTCTGGGAGTACACCGCCGGCTGGTGGAACGTCGCGACCGGCCTGGACAACTCGCGGGTGCTGGCGCCGCTGGACGGCGAGCCGCGCGACTACGGCATCGTCAACCACTGCCGGTGGGACCGGCTGCGCGACGTGGCGCCGAAGATGCTGGTGAGGTCGTCGTTCCGCCGGTTCGTCCTGGCCAACTTCGCCGCGAACCGCATCTCCGCCCAGCCGATGCTCTACCGGCTGGCCTGACGGATCGGCGTGCGGGCACCCCCGTGGCCCGCACCGATCCGCACGGGGACCTCAGTCGCGGGTGAGGACGGCGCGCAGCTCCGGCAGCGCGGCCAGCTCGGCCTCGACCAGCCGCTCCGCCGTCGTGACGGAGTCGACCAGCGGGTGGCCGGCCACGGCCGCCACGGCCGCCCGCCGGGACCCGGACCTCGCCGCCGCGATGGCGGCGCGGTCGGTCGCCTTCACCGCCGCCACCAGGGCGGCCGCCGCGGGGTCCAGCGCGCCGGCCGCGAGCGGCTGGGCGCCGTTGCGGCCGACCAGGCAGGGCACCTCGACGACGGCGTCGGCGTCGACGCCGGCGAGGGCGGAGCGGTTGCGGACGTTCAGCACCAGCGTGGCCCGCTCGTCGGCGGCGATGGCCCGCATGAGCGCCAGCGCGACGCGGTCGTAGCCGCCGCCGTCGAGGTCGGCGGTGTCGCGGTCGCCGACGCCGGCGGCGTCGCGGCTCTCGGCCATGTAGGTGGCCTCGCGCTCGCGCCGCACCTCGTCCCAGCGCTCGGCGGCGCCGCCCGTGGCCGACCCGGCGGCCGGGCCGGCGTAGAAGCCGGCCTGCTGCCGCAGCAGGTACTCACCGCGGGTGGCCGGCGCGGCCTGCGCCGACGCGATGGCGTCGCGGGTGAAGTAGTAGTAATAGAGGTACTCGTTCGGGATGGCGCCGAGCGAGCGCAGCCACGGCGCCCCGAACAGCTTCCCCTCCTCGAACGAACCCAGCGCGTCGTCCGAACCGAGCAGGTCCGGCAGCACGTCGCGCCCGTTCACCAGCACCCGGCGCAGCCAGCCCAGGTGGTTGAGGCCCGCGTAGTCGAACCACGCGTCGCCCATCGGGACGTCCAGCGCGCGGGCGACCCGGCGGAACAGCCCCACCGGGGAGTCGCAGATGCCGATGACGCGGTCGCCGAGCACCGAGCTCATCGCCTCGGTGACCATGCCGGCCGGGTTGGTGAAGTTGATCACCCAGGCGTCCGGCGCCTCCGCGGCGATGGTCGACGCGATGTTCAGCGCGACCGGCACCGTCCGCAGCCCGTAGAGCACGCCGCCGGCGCCGGTGGTCTCCTGGCCCAGCACGCCCTGCCCGAGCGCGCTGCGCTCGTCGCAGGACCGCCCGGCCAGGCCGCCGACCCGGATCGCCGAGAAGACGAAGTCGGTGCCGCGCACGGCCGCCGCGAGGTCGCTCTCGACCACCAGCTTCGGCCCGCGGCCACCGGAGCGCTCCTCGAGCACCGCCCGCACGGCCCGCACCCGTTCGGCGTCGGTGTCGTGCAGGACGACGGTGTCGACGCCGGACTCCTCGCTGGCCAACGCGCGATGCACCAGCGGGACGCGGAATCCGCCGCCCCCGAGGATCGTCAATCTCATACGAGAACCACCTTCACACCGCTCTCCCGCAGCGCGCCGAGGGCTTCGGTGCCCTCGTCCGCATCGGTCACGACGACGTCCAGGGCGTCGGGCCCGCACACGCTGGCGAACCCCGTCCCTGGGAACTTCTCCGCGTCGGCGAGCAGGATGACCTGGTCGGCCGCCGCGATCATGGCCCGGCGCACCGGCACCTCGACCACCGTGGTGTCGACGACAGCGCCGTCGGCGCGCACCCCGCTGGTCCCCATGAACAACTTGCCGGCGCGCAGCTGCCGGACGGCGTCCTCGGTGAGGAAACCGACCAGCGACTTGTAGTTGCGCCGCACCACCCCGCCGAGCAGGATCAGCTCGATGTCGGGGTCGGGCAGCAGCTCCTCGTAGACCGCCATGTTGGCGGTCATGACGGTGACCTTGCGGCCGCGCAGGTGCACGGCCAGCCGGTGCACCGTGGTGCCGATGTCGAGCAGCAGCACGTCGCCGTCCTCGACCATGCCGGCGGCCCGCCGGGCGATGGCGTCCTTCGCGCGGTGCGCCTCGGTGGCGACGGCCGCGAACGACGGCTCCAGCGACGGGCTGGCGGCCGCGCCGCCGCGCACCCGGGTGAGCAGTCCCTGCTCCTCCAGCCACGCGAGGTCGCGCCGGATGGTGGCCTGGCTGACGCCGAGACGGGTGCCCAGCACGGTGACGGAGACCGGACCCTCGGCACGGAGGGTCTGCATGATGAGCTCATACCGGCGCTGCGCAAGCACGGCTGCACCATATCAGTCATCTTCGCTCAATCGAACAGTAGTCACGCCGAAACGTGCGCAAAGCTGAGCGAAACACCCGGTCAGGGCGGTGCGTGACGCGAGGGATGCATCACAACCGCTCATATCTTGTCATTTGCGCGCACCCCCACTAGGGTTCGTCGCAACCCTGCAACTGGGGGAATGGGGAGAGGAAGCACCGTGTCGAACATCGCTCGTGACCCGTACCGCGCGCCGTCGCGGCACGACCCGCTGGCCGCACAGCGCCAGGACGGCGGTCCCGAGCTGGACGTCTTCCTCACCGGCACCGTGTTCTTCGACATCATCTTCATCGGCATGGAGGGCCCGCCGAAGCAGGGCACCGAGGTGTGGGCCGAGGGCATGGGCTCCAGCCCGGGCGGCGTCGCCAACCTCGCCGTCGCCGCCGCGCGCCTCGGGCTGCGCACCGGCCTGGCCGCCACGTTCGGCGAGGACCTCTACGGCGACTACTGCCGGCAGACGCTCGGCGTCCAGGAGGGCGTCGACCTCACCTACTCGCGCTACGTCACCGGCTGGCACTCCCCGGTCACGGTGTCGATGGTCTACCAGCGCGACCGCGCCATGGTCACCCACGGGCACCGGCCCGCGGCCCTGGACCGGCTGGTCACGCACCCGCCGCAGGCCCGGTCCTGCTTCGTCGATCTCGGCGGCGAGCGGCAGCCGTGGGTCGACTCCGTCACGGCGTCGGGCGGCCGGGTCTTCGCCGACCTCGGCTGGGACCCGGAGGACCGCTGGGACCTCGGCCGGCTGCGCGAGAGCCTGTCCGGCTGCTACGCCTTCTCCCCCAACGCCGTCGAGGCGATGAGCTACACCCGCACCGGCAGCGCCGAGGCCGCGGTCGAGAAGCTGGCCGACCTCGTGCCGCTGGCGGTCGTGACCAACGGCGCCGACGGCGCGCTGGCGTTCGACAAGGAGACCGGCCGCCCGGTGAGGGCGGCCGCGGTCCCCGTCGAGGCGCTCGACCCCACCGGCGCCGGGGACGTCTTCGTCGCCGGCCTCATGGTGGGTACGCTGGCGGGCTGGCCGCTGCTGCACAGCCTGCGGCTGGCCAACCTGGGTGCCGCGCTCTCGGTGCGGCACTTCGGCGGCGCGCTCGCCTCGCCCGGCTGGGGCGACATCGCGCTGTGGTACCGCGAGACGGGGTCGAAGGACCCCGCGCTCGCGGGCGACTACGAGTTCCTGAACACGATCGTCCCGGACGACGCCGTCCCGGAGGTGTCGCGTGCCATCGCGACGCTCGGCTTCCGGGCCGGCCGCTGAACCGGGCACCTGGGCACACCGACATCTCGAAAGGGCCGACTCTCATGACGTTGTCGATCACGAGGACCAGCACCCGGCTGTGCGCGGCTGCCGCCGTCGCACTGCTGATCGG
Protein-coding sequences here:
- a CDS encoding carbohydrate kinase family protein, whose product is MSNIARDPYRAPSRHDPLAAQRQDGGPELDVFLTGTVFFDIIFIGMEGPPKQGTEVWAEGMGSSPGGVANLAVAAARLGLRTGLAATFGEDLYGDYCRQTLGVQEGVDLTYSRYVTGWHSPVTVSMVYQRDRAMVTHGHRPAALDRLVTHPPQARSCFVDLGGERQPWVDSVTASGGRVFADLGWDPEDRWDLGRLRESLSGCYAFSPNAVEAMSYTRTGSAEAAVEKLADLVPLAVVTNGADGALAFDKETGRPVRAAAVPVEALDPTGAGDVFVAGLMVGTLAGWPLLHSLRLANLGAALSVRHFGGALASPGWGDIALWYRETGSKDPALAGDYEFLNTIVPDDAVPEVSRAIATLGFRAGR
- a CDS encoding 6-phospho-beta-glucosidase, producing MRLTILGGGGFRVPLVHRALASEESGVDTVVLHDTDAERVRAVRAVLEERSGGRGPKLVVESDLAAAVRGTDFVFSAIRVGGLAGRSCDERSALGQGVLGQETTGAGGVLYGLRTVPVALNIASTIAAEAPDAWVINFTNPAGMVTEAMSSVLGDRVIGICDSPVGLFRRVARALDVPMGDAWFDYAGLNHLGWLRRVLVNGRDVLPDLLGSDDALGSFEEGKLFGAPWLRSLGAIPNEYLYYYYFTRDAIASAQAAPATRGEYLLRQQAGFYAGPAAGSATGGAAERWDEVRREREATYMAESRDAAGVGDRDTADLDGGGYDRVALALMRAIAADERATLVLNVRNRSALAGVDADAVVEVPCLVGRNGAQPLAAGALDPAAAALVAAVKATDRAAIAAARSGSRRAAVAAVAGHPLVDSVTTAERLVEAELAALPELRAVLTRD
- a CDS encoding DeoR/GlpR family DNA-binding transcription regulator, translating into MLAQRRYELIMQTLRAEGPVSVTVLGTRLGVSQATIRRDLAWLEEQGLLTRVRGGAAASPSLEPSFAAVATEAHRAKDAIARRAAGMVEDGDVLLLDIGTTVHRLAVHLRGRKVTVMTANMAVYEELLPDPDIELILLGGVVRRNYKSLVGFLTEDAVRQLRAGKLFMGTSGVRADGAVVDTTVVEVPVRRAMIAAADQVILLADAEKFPGTGFASVCGPDALDVVVTDADEGTEALGALRESGVKVVLV